A portion of the Chryseobacterium tructae genome contains these proteins:
- the apaG gene encoding Co2+/Mg2+ efflux protein ApaG: MMFSKMTSNIKVSVIPEYDSKNSYPSENRYVFKYNITIENDGSFPIKVLKRKWLIFDVGFGFTEIIGDGIIGLTPEIGTGENFAYFSNVMLRSGVGNMSGKYLVKNLETQETFEIDIPKFNLLSEVLSN; encoded by the coding sequence ATGATGTTTTCAAAAATGACTTCCAATATCAAAGTTTCAGTAATACCTGAATATGATAGTAAAAACAGTTATCCTTCCGAAAACCGTTATGTTTTCAAGTACAATATCACCATAGAAAATGACGGAAGCTTTCCTATAAAAGTACTGAAAAGAAAATGGCTCATCTTTGATGTAGGATTCGGATTCACAGAAATTATAGGTGACGGAATTATCGGCCTGACTCCAGAGATAGGAACCGGCGAAAATTTCGCTTATTTCTCCAATGTAATGCTCCGTTCCGGAGTAGGGAATATGAGTGGAAAATACCTGGTTAAAAACCTGGAGACGCAGGAGACTTTTGAGATTGATATCCCAAAATTCAACCTGCTCTCTGAAGTTTTAAGCAATTAA
- a CDS encoding glucose-1-phosphate adenylyltransferase: MNRNVISIVLGGGRGTRLFPLTYSRSKPAVPIAGKYRLVDIPISNCLNSGLNKILVLTQFNSASLNSHIKNSYHFDIFSQGFVDILAAEQNVENDSWYQGTADAVRQSMKHLEKYDYEYILILSGDQLYQMDFREMLDFHIENGGDLTIATIPVNAKDATGFGILKSDDDGNITSFYEKPNYDMLEGLTSEVSEENKHRGKEYLASMGIYIFTKTILKKMFDEGAGDDFGKDIIPNSIGKYKTLSYQYEGYWTDIGTIESFYEANLDLCLDLPQFNLFSSSPIYTRARMLPPSKINGSYVSKAVFGDGCIIMADKIENSVIGNRTRIDKGSTIVNSYVMGADFYQNTTEIVLNDRAGRPNMGIGKYCYIEKAILDKNCYIGDNVKIIGGKHLPDGDYDTYSVQDGIVVVKKGAVLAPGTHIG; this comes from the coding sequence ATGAACCGAAATGTAATCTCTATTGTATTGGGCGGTGGCAGAGGAACAAGATTATTCCCGTTAACGTATTCCAGATCAAAACCGGCAGTCCCTATTGCTGGAAAATACAGGCTGGTGGATATTCCGATCTCAAATTGCCTAAACTCAGGACTGAATAAAATTCTGGTATTGACTCAGTTTAACTCAGCTTCCCTGAACTCACATATCAAAAACTCTTATCACTTCGATATCTTTAGTCAGGGGTTTGTAGATATTCTGGCAGCAGAACAGAACGTAGAAAACGACAGCTGGTATCAGGGAACTGCAGATGCTGTGCGTCAGTCTATGAAACATCTTGAAAAATATGATTACGAATATATCTTAATCCTTTCCGGAGATCAGCTTTATCAAATGGATTTCAGAGAAATGCTGGATTTTCATATCGAAAACGGAGGCGATCTTACCATTGCAACCATTCCCGTAAATGCTAAGGATGCTACAGGTTTTGGGATCTTAAAATCTGATGATGACGGAAATATCACGTCTTTCTATGAAAAGCCGAATTATGATATGTTGGAAGGTCTTACATCTGAAGTTTCAGAAGAAAATAAACACAGAGGTAAGGAATATCTGGCTTCCATGGGAATCTATATATTCACCAAGACCATCCTTAAGAAAATGTTTGATGAAGGAGCGGGTGATGATTTTGGAAAAGATATTATTCCAAATTCTATTGGAAAATATAAGACATTAAGTTATCAATATGAAGGGTATTGGACGGATATTGGAACGATAGAATCATTTTACGAAGCCAATTTGGATCTTTGTCTTGATCTTCCACAATTCAACCTGTTTTCTTCCTCTCCGATCTATACAAGAGCGAGGATGCTTCCACCATCAAAGATCAACGGCTCTTATGTAAGTAAGGCTGTTTTTGGCGATGGATGTATCATCATGGCAGATAAAATTGAAAATTCAGTGATTGGAAACAGAACCAGAATAGATAAAGGAAGTACCATTGTTAATTCTTACGTCATGGGTGCGGATTTCTATCAGAATACCACAGAAATTGTTCTGAACGACAGAGCTGGCCGCCCGAATATGGGAATTGGAAAATACTGCTATATTGAAAAGGCAATTCTTGATAAAAACTGTTATATCGGAGATAATGTGAAAATTATCGGTGGAAAACACCTTCCGGACGGTGACTATGACACTTATTCAGTACAGGATGGTATTGTAGTCGTGAAGAAGGGGGCTGTGCTGGCACCGGGAACGCATATAGGATGA
- a CDS encoding SRPBCC domain-containing protein, with product MRIFKYLTVIIILLGGAYAASMYYFVDESKNFTVEKEVDYPVDKVFAQFNNLQNFTRWNNFFTSSQAMDIDYYTPYEGQGSAISYVDKKNDTDGEMFIRYENTNKTLKYQLFEDENENPTLVDVKFKPISAEKTKIKWYVHTPKLSVWRRVENFWTEDRFAENINKSMVNLKNSLGNKVEKDNQMAAIKYDSLMVENEEDKLLLGINVSTANKKDALYKNIVMNYNKVYNFVTMDLGKRDDEFGYPVLMTDADNYKDKEVSYFLGIPLSKKIGVSDNNFNFRTVNPSQNYVMYYKGSYEGRIKAIQQLILKAKKDEMRFGDIRQTFIERPMEGQDVNIKLSLSVYK from the coding sequence ATGCGTATTTTTAAATATTTAACGGTAATTATTATTCTTTTGGGAGGGGCATATGCTGCTTCCATGTATTATTTTGTAGATGAAAGTAAGAATTTTACCGTTGAGAAAGAAGTTGATTATCCGGTAGATAAGGTTTTTGCTCAGTTCAATAATCTTCAGAACTTTACAAGGTGGAATAATTTTTTTACCAGTTCACAGGCCATGGATATAGACTATTATACGCCTTATGAAGGACAGGGAAGTGCCATCAGTTATGTAGACAAAAAGAACGATACCGATGGTGAAATGTTCATTCGATATGAAAATACCAATAAGACCTTAAAGTATCAGCTTTTTGAGGATGAAAATGAAAATCCGACATTAGTTGACGTGAAATTCAAGCCAATTTCCGCAGAAAAAACAAAAATTAAATGGTATGTACATACTCCGAAACTTTCTGTCTGGAGAAGGGTAGAAAACTTCTGGACGGAAGACCGTTTTGCTGAAAATATCAACAAAAGTATGGTGAATCTTAAAAATTCTCTTGGAAATAAAGTTGAAAAAGACAATCAGATGGCGGCAATCAAGTATGACAGTCTGATGGTAGAAAATGAAGAGGATAAGCTATTACTAGGAATCAATGTAAGTACAGCCAATAAAAAGGATGCCCTCTATAAGAATATTGTGATGAATTATAACAAGGTGTATAATTTCGTAACGATGGACCTTGGTAAAAGGGATGATGAATTTGGATATCCGGTTTTGATGACTGATGCGGATAACTATAAAGACAAAGAGGTTTCTTACTTCCTGGGAATTCCACTTTCTAAGAAAATCGGAGTCTCTGACAATAACTTTAATTTTAGGACTGTAAACCCATCACAAAACTACGTAATGTACTACAAAGGGAGCTATGAAGGCCGAATTAAGGCGATTCAGCAGCTTATTCTGAAAGCCAAAAAAGATGAGATGCGCTTCGGAGATATCCGCCAGACCTTTATTGAGCGTCCGATGGAAGGTCAAGACGTAAACATTAAGCTCTCATTATCAGTGTATAAGTAA
- a CDS encoding 3'-5' exonuclease, with product MDFCAIDFETATHEKNSACEMGICVVQDSKIVETKTWLIKPPSFPYFNKFNIAVHGIQPEDVQDAPTFDEIWYEAEELMYGSLMIAHNASFDASVLRGCFEHYGMFTPKLNYLCSIQLAKKSWNYLPKYGLKPLAEYHQIQFNHHRAGADAEVCAKLSLLAFEKLFITRNEEINESILKKYIKKL from the coding sequence ATGGACTTCTGTGCAATAGATTTTGAAACGGCAACTCACGAAAAAAACTCAGCATGTGAGATGGGAATCTGTGTGGTACAAGACTCCAAAATTGTAGAAACCAAAACCTGGTTGATTAAACCTCCCAGCTTTCCTTATTTCAACAAATTCAATATTGCAGTGCATGGAATACAACCGGAAGATGTACAGGATGCTCCTACTTTTGATGAGATCTGGTATGAAGCTGAAGAATTGATGTATGGAAGCTTAATGATTGCTCACAACGCCAGTTTTGATGCTTCGGTTTTAAGAGGTTGCTTTGAACATTATGGAATGTTTACTCCCAAACTGAATTACCTCTGCAGCATACAGCTGGCCAAAAAATCATGGAATTACCTCCCAAAATATGGTCTGAAACCTTTAGCAGAATACCATCAGATCCAGTTTAATCACCACAGAGCCGGCGCAGATGCTGAAGTTTGTGCAAAACTATCCTTGTTAGCATTTGAGAAGCTATTTATCACAAGAAATGAGGAAATAAATGAATCAATATTAAAAAAATATATCAAAAAACTGTAA
- the odhB gene encoding 2-oxoglutarate dehydrogenase complex dihydrolipoyllysine-residue succinyltransferase, protein MSVLEMKVPSPGESITEVEIATWLVKDGDYVEKDQPIAEVDSDKATLELPAEQSGIITLKAEEGDVVQVGQVVCLIDMDAARPEGAAPAAEAPKQEEAPKAAEPAKQEAPKPAAPVAAPQTYATGAPSPAAKKILDEKGMEAGQVSGTGRDGRITKTDAELAAVPALGGSPLTATGSRSTTTTKLSVLRRKIAQRLVSVKNETAMLTTFNEVDMSEIFRLRKLYKEEFAQKHGVGLGFMSFFTKAVTRALEMYPDVNASIDGDFKINYDFCDISIAVSGPKGLMVPVLRNAENMSFSAVEANIKDLATKVRDGKITVDEMTGGTFTITNGGTFGSMLSTPIINPPQSAILGMHNIIQRPVAVDGQVVIRPMMYVAMSYDHRIIDGKESVGFLVAVKEGIDNPVQVLMGGDERKGLGL, encoded by the coding sequence ATGTCAGTTTTAGAAATGAAAGTTCCTTCACCGGGCGAATCAATCACAGAAGTTGAAATTGCAACTTGGCTTGTAAAAGATGGGGATTATGTAGAAAAAGATCAGCCTATCGCAGAAGTAGACTCAGACAAAGCAACTCTTGAATTGCCAGCAGAACAAAGTGGTATTATCACTTTAAAAGCAGAAGAAGGTGATGTAGTACAAGTAGGTCAGGTAGTTTGTTTAATTGATATGGATGCTGCAAGACCAGAAGGTGCTGCACCTGCTGCTGAAGCTCCAAAACAGGAAGAAGCTCCAAAAGCTGCTGAGCCTGCTAAACAAGAAGCTCCAAAACCAGCGGCTCCGGTTGCTGCTCCACAAACTTATGCTACGGGAGCTCCATCTCCAGCTGCTAAGAAGATCCTTGACGAAAAAGGGATGGAAGCGGGTCAGGTTTCAGGAACAGGAAGAGACGGAAGAATCACTAAGACTGATGCTGAATTAGCAGCAGTTCCTGCACTAGGAGGAAGCCCTCTTACAGCTACAGGTTCTAGATCTACGACTACAACTAAACTTTCAGTTTTAAGAAGAAAAATCGCTCAGAGATTAGTTTCTGTGAAGAATGAAACAGCGATGTTAACAACTTTCAACGAAGTTGACATGTCTGAAATCTTCAGATTAAGAAAACTATATAAAGAAGAATTTGCTCAAAAACACGGAGTTGGACTTGGTTTCATGTCTTTCTTTACAAAAGCGGTTACAAGAGCATTAGAAATGTATCCTGATGTAAATGCATCTATCGACGGAGACTTCAAAATAAACTATGACTTCTGCGATATTTCAATTGCTGTTTCAGGACCTAAAGGATTAATGGTTCCTGTATTGAGAAATGCAGAAAACATGTCTTTCAGTGCTGTTGAAGCAAATATCAAAGATCTTGCTACAAAAGTAAGAGACGGTAAAATTACAGTTGACGAAATGACTGGTGGTACTTTCACCATTACAAACGGTGGTACTTTCGGATCTATGTTATCTACACCAATCATCAACCCACCACAATCTGCTATCTTAGGGATGCACAACATTATCCAAAGACCAGTGGCTGTAGACGGGCAAGTTGTAATCAGACCAATGATGTATGTTGCGATGTCTTATGACCACAGAATTATCGATGGAAAAGAATCTGTAGGATTCCTTGTAGCGGTAAAAGAAGGTATCGACAATCCTGTTCAAGTATTAATGGGAGGTGATGAAAGAAAAGGCCTTGGATTATAG
- the glgB gene encoding 1,4-alpha-glucan branching protein GlgB, with product MNSVKTYTLFTDHDVYLFKEGRHYKLYGKFGAHSVKKDDVAGVYFSVWAPHAKKVSVIGDFNNWNHKDHILFPRWDGSGIWEGFIEELPWGTLYKYAVETARGEILEKSDPFALSWEQNIQAASLVSTTWYEWNDKEWMENRREKNNLNAPISVYELHLGSWVRENDDPDRFLNYRDIAEKLVPYIKEMGFTHVEFMPVMEYPYDPSWGYQITGFYAATSRFGSPQDLMFLIDELHKNDIGVILDWVPSHFPGDANGLHRFDGSYLYEHEDPRKGFHPDWKSYIFNYGRNEVKSFLISNAMFWLDRYHADGLRVDAVTSMLHLDYSRNEGEWEPNIYGGNVNLEAKAFLQEFNTAVYKEFGNSIMTIAEESSDFPMLTKPVHEGGVGFGMKWMMGWMHDTLDYFKEDFVNRRFHHHKLTFASMYMYNENYMMPLSHDEVVHGKASLIYKMKGDEWQKFANLRTLYVYMYTHPGAKLLFMGDEFGQTSEWNFKQSLDWHLLKYPVHKGLQNVVKELNHLYRSESALYENQFDKHGFEWIEADDLENSVYVYLRKGKRKDDVLMTVLNLAPKVLDYKINIPSGTHWEVIFNSDDEEYSGSGVISEILEEKYEDDADYHKFMIIKLPPLAGVVLRQQKDKKYKLHRIKHKR from the coding sequence ATGAATTCTGTTAAAACCTATACGCTTTTCACCGATCATGATGTATATCTTTTTAAAGAAGGTAGACATTATAAGCTGTATGGTAAATTTGGAGCGCATTCTGTAAAGAAAGATGATGTGGCGGGAGTTTATTTTTCAGTTTGGGCACCTCATGCAAAAAAAGTATCTGTAATAGGAGATTTTAATAACTGGAATCATAAAGATCATATTCTGTTTCCAAGATGGGACGGTTCCGGGATCTGGGAAGGTTTTATTGAAGAATTGCCCTGGGGTACTTTATATAAATATGCTGTGGAAACAGCAAGAGGAGAGATCTTAGAAAAAAGTGACCCCTTTGCTTTAAGTTGGGAGCAGAATATTCAGGCTGCTTCATTGGTTTCTACAACCTGGTATGAGTGGAATGACAAAGAATGGATGGAAAATCGCCGCGAGAAAAATAATTTGAATGCCCCCATATCTGTGTATGAACTGCATTTAGGTTCATGGGTAAGGGAGAATGATGATCCTGATCGTTTTTTGAATTATCGCGATATCGCCGAAAAACTCGTTCCCTATATAAAAGAAATGGGTTTTACCCACGTAGAGTTTATGCCCGTTATGGAATATCCTTACGATCCTAGCTGGGGATATCAGATCACGGGATTTTATGCCGCTACATCACGCTTTGGTTCTCCTCAGGATCTGATGTTCCTGATCGATGAACTTCATAAAAATGATATAGGTGTTATCCTGGATTGGGTGCCTTCACATTTTCCAGGTGATGCCAATGGACTTCATCGTTTTGACGGTTCTTACCTGTATGAACATGAAGACCCAAGAAAAGGTTTTCACCCCGACTGGAAATCATATATCTTTAATTATGGAAGAAATGAAGTGAAATCTTTCCTCATTTCCAATGCGATGTTTTGGTTGGATCGTTATCATGCAGATGGACTTCGTGTAGATGCAGTTACTTCAATGCTTCATCTGGATTATTCAAGGAATGAAGGCGAATGGGAACCCAATATATATGGTGGAAACGTCAATCTAGAAGCTAAGGCCTTTTTACAGGAATTCAATACGGCTGTTTACAAGGAATTTGGAAATAGTATTATGACAATTGCTGAAGAAAGTTCAGATTTTCCGATGCTGACTAAGCCTGTTCATGAAGGCGGTGTAGGTTTTGGAATGAAATGGATGATGGGCTGGATGCACGATACGTTGGATTATTTTAAGGAAGATTTTGTCAATAGAAGATTCCACCATCATAAACTTACGTTTGCTTCCATGTATATGTATAACGAAAATTATATGATGCCTTTGTCACATGATGAAGTAGTGCATGGGAAAGCAAGTCTTATTTATAAAATGAAGGGTGATGAGTGGCAGAAATTTGCCAATCTTCGTACCTTGTATGTCTATATGTATACCCATCCGGGAGCCAAACTCCTTTTTATGGGGGATGAATTTGGGCAAACCAGTGAATGGAATTTTAAGCAAAGCCTGGATTGGCATCTTTTGAAATATCCTGTGCATAAAGGATTACAGAATGTAGTAAAGGAGCTTAATCATTTATACAGATCTGAATCAGCTTTGTATGAAAATCAGTTTGATAAACATGGTTTTGAATGGATAGAAGCTGACGATCTTGAAAATTCAGTATACGTTTATCTCAGAAAAGGAAAAAGAAAAGATGATGTTTTGATGACGGTATTGAATCTGGCACCAAAAGTTTTGGATTACAAAATAAACATTCCTAGCGGAACCCATTGGGAAGTGATTTTTAATTCCGATGATGAAGAATATAGCGGAAGTGGAGTGATTTCTGAGATTTTGGAAGAGAAATATGAAGATGATGCAGATTATCATAAGTTTATGATCATCAAGTTGCCTCCTCTGGCAGGTGTTGTTTTAAGACAGCAAAAAGATAAAAAGTATAAATTACACAGAATTAAACACAAAAGATAA
- a CDS encoding glycosyltransferase family 2 protein, whose translation MQNKLAIAILNWNGKNWLEKFLPSVVQFSQNADIYVIDNLSTDDSIAYLNTHFPTVKIIKNDKNYGFAGGYNEGLKTITNEYYCLLNSDVEVTEKWIEPVLNLFDKDSTISAIQPKVLSYDNKNFFEFAGAGGGLIDNLGYPYCRGRVFDDLEEDQGQYDDETEIFWASGCCFFIRSKDFWEQKGFDERFFAHQEEIDLCWRLINAGKNIFYTGKSKVYHVGGGTLNKQSAQKTYLNIRNNLSMMLKNLPFPKLIGLIFFRLCLDGVAGIYFGLKHGFSHLWAVVRAHFGFYAQLPGTWKLRQKYQKDKFYQSEWLIFKHFLGGNKK comes from the coding sequence ATGCAAAACAAATTGGCTATTGCCATCTTAAATTGGAATGGGAAAAACTGGCTGGAAAAATTTCTTCCGAGTGTAGTTCAATTTTCTCAAAATGCTGATATTTATGTTATTGACAATCTATCTACAGATGATTCTATAGCATATCTGAATACTCATTTCCCTACCGTAAAAATTATTAAAAACGATAAAAACTACGGATTTGCAGGGGGTTATAATGAAGGATTAAAGACCATAACAAATGAATATTACTGTCTTCTTAATTCTGATGTAGAAGTGACAGAAAAATGGATTGAGCCTGTATTGAATCTATTTGATAAAGATTCTACAATATCGGCCATTCAACCTAAGGTTTTGTCATATGATAACAAAAACTTCTTTGAATTTGCCGGAGCCGGAGGTGGCTTGATTGATAATCTGGGCTATCCTTATTGCAGAGGAAGGGTTTTTGATGACCTTGAAGAAGACCAAGGACAATATGATGATGAAACAGAAATATTCTGGGCTTCAGGATGTTGTTTTTTCATTCGTTCTAAAGATTTTTGGGAACAAAAAGGCTTTGATGAGCGATTTTTCGCGCACCAGGAAGAAATTGATCTTTGCTGGAGACTTATTAATGCTGGAAAAAATATTTTTTATACAGGAAAATCCAAAGTATATCATGTAGGGGGTGGAACATTGAATAAACAAAGTGCTCAAAAAACCTATTTAAATATCAGAAACAATCTGTCTATGATGCTTAAAAACCTTCCGTTTCCTAAATTAATCGGACTCATTTTTTTCAGGCTTTGTCTGGATGGAGTTGCAGGAATCTATTTTGGATTAAAACATGGCTTTTCTCATCTTTGGGCAGTAGTAAGGGCTCATTTTGGCTTCTATGCACAGCTTCCCGGAACCTGGAAGCTCCGTCAGAAATACCAGAAAGATAAGTTCTATCAATCCGAATGGTTGATTTTTAAACATTTTCTGGGTGGAAATAAGAAATAA
- a CDS encoding glycogen synthase encodes MVIYHLSTECYPVAKVGGLADVVGALPKYQNKIKGIDAKVVMPWYNKPFFYEHEFEVVFDGFIHQGSNMLQVQVMKEKTNVLGFELYMVKIPGLLDRDNPYGYQDESFQFLAFQQSVLHWMCAMEIRPDVLHCHDYHTGLIPFMVEHCPEFSFLQGVKTIGTIHNGEYQGMMSWNMANYMPSFDAYKWGLMDWNGFMNPLASMLKCSHAFTTVSEGYLEELFISFRGLESLVRQEFGKAYGIINGIDTEVWNPETDPMLDFNFNNKNAVAQKKKNKEKLCKEYGLKPELPLFAFIGRFATEKGADLLPDVVWRSIKQSYGALNIMILGSGNTYIENKLKEYDYTYTNFAVDLGYKEHLSHKIYASADFLLMPSRVEPCGLNQMYSMRYGTVPVVRYTGGLKDTVEDISTGGAGLNFTYPGVDDIVHAMNRALGVYNQKGMMEELIHANMKFDFAWEKSAEKYIALYKN; translated from the coding sequence ATGGTAATCTATCATTTAAGTACAGAATGTTACCCTGTAGCAAAAGTAGGTGGCTTGGCAGATGTTGTTGGGGCGCTTCCGAAATATCAGAATAAAATAAAAGGAATAGATGCCAAGGTCGTAATGCCATGGTACAACAAACCCTTTTTCTATGAACATGAATTTGAGGTGGTTTTTGATGGGTTTATTCATCAGGGGTCAAACATGCTTCAGGTTCAGGTGATGAAAGAGAAAACAAATGTTCTAGGATTTGAGCTGTACATGGTGAAAATCCCGGGGCTACTGGATAGAGATAATCCTTATGGTTATCAGGATGAAAGTTTTCAGTTTCTGGCTTTTCAGCAAAGTGTTCTGCATTGGATGTGTGCTATGGAAATTAGACCAGATGTGCTTCATTGTCATGATTATCACACCGGATTGATTCCTTTTATGGTAGAACATTGCCCTGAATTTAGCTTTCTGCAAGGTGTAAAAACTATAGGAACCATTCATAATGGGGAGTATCAGGGAATGATGAGTTGGAATATGGCGAATTATATGCCTTCTTTTGATGCCTACAAATGGGGACTAATGGATTGGAACGGTTTTATGAATCCATTGGCAAGTATGCTGAAATGTTCCCATGCTTTTACTACCGTTTCCGAAGGGTATCTGGAAGAACTTTTCATCAGCTTCCGAGGATTAGAAAGTCTCGTTCGTCAGGAATTTGGAAAAGCCTATGGAATTATCAACGGAATTGATACCGAAGTCTGGAACCCTGAGACTGATCCGATGCTGGATTTTAATTTTAATAATAAAAATGCAGTCGCTCAAAAGAAAAAGAATAAAGAGAAACTCTGTAAAGAATATGGTCTAAAGCCGGAATTGCCTTTATTTGCATTCATTGGCAGGTTTGCTACAGAAAAAGGAGCTGATTTGTTACCGGATGTAGTATGGCGAAGTATCAAACAAAGCTACGGAGCTTTAAATATTATGATCTTGGGCTCGGGAAATACCTATATTGAGAATAAACTTAAAGAATACGATTATACCTACACCAATTTTGCTGTGGATCTCGGCTATAAAGAACATCTTTCTCATAAGATCTATGCCTCGGCAGACTTTCTATTGATGCCATCAAGAGTAGAACCATGTGGACTGAATCAAATGTATTCTATGAGATACGGAACAGTTCCTGTAGTAAGATATACAGGCGGATTGAAAGATACAGTAGAAGATATTTCAACAGGCGGAGCAGGGTTGAACTTTACGTATCCCGGTGTAGATGATATTGTACATGCGATGAACAGGGCACTTGGAGTTTACAACCAAAAAGGAATGATGGAGGAGCTTATTCATGCTAATATGAAATTTGATTTTGCATGGGAGAAATCTGCCGAAAAATATATAGCTTTATATAAAAACTGA
- a CDS encoding T9SS type A sorting domain-containing protein, translating to MKKLLLSLTAIVGTFVHAQTELYNTEWSLKKIVKNNITYNVPSNSEIGSPSLTFTPIVPPGQTTNMRNDICGTYIWATIFNAEMTANSFNVWAMGIANAHTCTLPENIAFFNQHRDYLTMSPNNFNYQINNSNGVKNLIITNSAGDQAFYQFGTLGTKDINSQLSSKAISLYPNPVKEGSVHLKNAERIEWIKVYNTEGKLILQDYSTDAKINVSNLLKGGYFMEVKSQSGISRHQFIKE from the coding sequence ATGAAAAAACTTTTACTTTCTCTTACCGCAATTGTCGGAACTTTTGTACATGCACAAACAGAACTTTACAACACAGAATGGTCTTTGAAGAAAATAGTAAAGAATAATATTACTTACAATGTTCCGTCAAACAGCGAAATAGGATCTCCTAGTTTAACTTTTACACCTATTGTTCCTCCAGGTCAAACTACAAATATGAGGAATGATATTTGTGGAACTTATATATGGGCTACAATATTTAATGCTGAGATGACAGCCAATAGCTTTAATGTGTGGGCTATGGGGATTGCCAATGCACATACCTGTACACTTCCTGAAAATATAGCTTTTTTTAATCAACATCGTGATTATTTAACCATGTCACCTAATAATTTCAACTATCAAATTAACAATTCTAATGGGGTAAAAAACCTTATCATAACCAATAGTGCTGGAGATCAAGCTTTTTATCAATTTGGAACATTGGGAACAAAAGATATCAACTCGCAATTATCTTCTAAAGCAATATCACTTTACCCTAATCCAGTAAAAGAGGGTTCTGTTCATCTTAAAAATGCAGAAAGAATTGAATGGATAAAAGTCTATAACACAGAAGGAAAATTAATTCTTCAGGATTATTCTACCGATGCTAAGATTAATGTCTCTAACCTGCTAAAAGGGGGCTACTTTATGGAAGTAAAATCTCAAAGTGGTATTAGCAGACATCAATTCATTAAAGAGTAA
- a CDS encoding lysophospholipid acyltransferase family protein — translation MSFLIKILYFISKLPLRILYIFSDVMFFLNYYLVGYRKKVITQNLINSFPDKSEEEIRKIRKKFYRNFSDYLVETIKSFSISETESRVRMQHINQDVFHEVQKEGKNIILLAGHVFNWEWINALARIVPQAHCHPVYRKVNSNFWENQMKKVRNKFGNEALEANEVILNIFRSKNDGDSIYMFVADQTPHFSNVTYGLEFMNQKTPAFIGYDKLATRMDLAFIYCEMKKVKRGYYQVNYYRIYPDQEKFSEHEVVRKFHKMLENTLHKHPDNYLWSHRKWKYQDSIKFFDSEKN, via the coding sequence ATGAGCTTCTTAATTAAAATATTATATTTCATCTCAAAACTTCCGCTTAGAATATTATATATTTTCTCGGACGTTATGTTCTTCCTTAATTATTATCTGGTAGGCTACAGAAAAAAGGTAATTACCCAAAACCTTATCAACTCCTTTCCTGATAAATCTGAAGAAGAGATCAGAAAAATCCGAAAAAAATTCTATCGCAATTTCTCCGATTATTTGGTAGAAACTATAAAGTCATTCAGTATCTCTGAGACAGAATCGAGAGTAAGAATGCAGCATATTAATCAGGACGTGTTCCATGAAGTGCAAAAGGAAGGTAAAAATATCATCCTTCTCGCCGGCCATGTTTTTAACTGGGAATGGATCAATGCTTTGGCAAGAATTGTTCCTCAAGCCCACTGTCACCCTGTATATCGAAAGGTGAATAGTAATTTTTGGGAAAACCAGATGAAAAAAGTCCGTAATAAATTCGGAAATGAAGCATTGGAAGCCAACGAAGTCATTCTTAATATCTTCAGAAGTAAAAATGATGGAGACTCTATCTACATGTTTGTAGCAGATCAGACTCCTCACTTTTCCAATGTTACCTATGGACTAGAGTTTATGAACCAAAAAACCCCGGCATTCATAGGCTACGATAAACTGGCTACACGTATGGATCTTGCTTTTATTTATTGTGAAATGAAAAAAGTAAAGCGTGGTTATTATCAGGTCAATTATTATAGAATCTATCCGGATCAGGAAAAATTCTCTGAACATGAAGTGGTAAGAAAATTCCACAAAATGCTTGAAAATACGTTACACAAACATCCGGACAATTATCTTTGGTCCCACAGAAAGTGGAAGTATCAGGATTCTATCAAGTTTTTTGATTCTGAAAAAAATTAG